Genomic DNA from Setaria italica strain Yugu1 chromosome V, Setaria_italica_v2.0, whole genome shotgun sequence:
AAGTACAATTCTTGAAAGGGTTTATTAAGCCTACTAAAGCGTTGCAAAGTTGCACTGATGCAGGCGTGCTGGCTGCTGCCTCATGGGTCATGGCTAATAGAGAGTGTCGCTTGTGGGATGGCCTTTTCTGCGTTTTTAATTCTGATTTTTTAGGGACCAGAACTGGGATGCAGCGGCGGCGTTGTTTGCCACGGCCAGAGTGGGGAGGAGGAGTGCAGCAGCGATGGATCTCGACGAGGGACTGGATCGTGGCGGCTGCGCTCGCCGCTTCCTCAACGTCTCCGCCGGCGAGTGCACCTGCTGGTCGAATCACGCACTCCGGCCGGTTCATCATATCAGCCAAACACAGAAACGATCCACCTTGCTTCATTTCTGGTCCCAGAAATTTACAGCGACGGCTACATGAGGGTTACAGTCACTTCACTACCACTAACTGGACACCAAAGTGTGTGTCACTGTTACCCACCTGTCGTACTAGCTCCTACTACTACTCTGCAGTGCATGTACTTGCTGAAGGTCTACCCAAAATGTGTTCCTTAACTACCAGCAGGCTCACCACTCGCCGTCAGTAGACATGCATGATGCAGTGTCCATTCTTCTGCAGACACTGTAGTTTCCTCACTACTCCATCCAGTGCATCTTCCTTTACACTGCTGAAAGATGTACCCAAAATGTTGCCTCTGGTAATGTAACCGGCAAGATCACCATGGCGCAGCAGCCAACTGCTGCAGCGTCAGACCGCTTCTCTTCACGCTTGACTCCATCTCCTCCATCTCCGCGTCCATTTTCTGCAGCACGCCCTTCACATTCGACAGCATAAGCTCCAGCGCTTTCACTTTCTCCCCAGCACGGGCCCTCTCCGATTTCAGTTCCCTGTACTTCTGGCACTCCGAGAGGTCTCTTGACTCAGCTGTGAGGCCAAGGAGACCGTTGATGCGTTTCAGCAGAAACCCCACGTTCATGCCCAGCAGCTCCAAGGACACCAGGGTCTTCTTCCAGATCAGCAGGTCCTCGCGGGAAGAAGCCTGCGCCTTGCAGGCTCGGATACCCTCCGCGATGCTGATCGTCTCCATGATCACACCCACGACAAGGGTGAGGTTTAGCTGCTTCAGCAGATTCTTGTGAAGGAAGGAATTCTGGGAACAGCACAGCTCATAGTATGTCCTGCGGAGATGATCATGAAACTTGCAGTCGATGACCAAGCTGTCCACCACGATGTTGAAGTTGCTGAAGCTCGTGATATCACCAAAGTCCATGTCCGAATCTGAAATCCTGAGGCCATCTATTGCTTCATTGAATACCACATTATCGTCGTCACTCCGAGGGACTTTGTGGTCCACTGCACTAGCCTTCTCAGCCTCCTTGGAGTTGGCATCACTGGAACATTCTTCTTCTGGAGATTCAGGAGTTTCAATAGTTAGCTTAAATGCAGACACAGGGATTTTTGGCTCCGCCGCTGCTCATATGCATGTGTCAAAAGCTGGGATTCCTGATTGCAAATTAAACATCAACTTACTTGATAGCTTCCCTTTCTTGTGTGCTTCCAAATTCAGCAGACTGATCGCTCCATCAGTTGTTGTAAATTCATTTGCTCTTATTATAAATACCTGGATCGAAATCATAGCAAAAAAAAGTATTATAGTATTAATGACGCAAACATTAAAGACACAGTTCAAGAAATGGGTATCCTATGAACAGGTTACACTAAGCATTTTGACAAAACATTGTAGGAAAAATCTTGCCTTAAATTTCGTTGGTCTCACAAGCTGAAAAATCACAACATCGCCAACCTTAATACCATGCTTAATTGCAAAACCCCTCCACCCAGCACTGAGTCCCTGCTTGGCACCAAGATACAAAGTCTGATGGTCCTGTCCATTCTCATCTTCTAGCACAATTCCAGTGTCGTCCTTTGGGAGATGTTTGTTGCAAAAGTAAGTTGGTAGACCCTACGAGACAAACATCAAAATCAATTGCTGATAAAGCAGACAAAGGGAATGGTTTCAGGTGGCTTGTACAAAAAAATGTAATATAGCTTCACATTGTTTGTTTGAGCACAAGGACTCATTAAATGAAGTCGAAAAGGTCAAATGATCAGAAAATGACCATTGTTTGCACATAATTTGTTTAAGAGACTTATATCTGTGTTCTCCTGAAATAGTGAAAtctaaatttcaaaaaaatatcagTGATATCCCTATACCTACTATTCCAGACTTCCAGTAGCCTAACAGGCACCTCAACAAGATAAAAGATCTGTAGTTTCTATTTTCGAAGACATTTGTGTAGTAATTTGATATTCTAACAGGATAGGTAACTGAATGTTTCTTCGTGTTCCTTCGCACTCCCTAGTCGTGCTTCCTAGTCGTGCTTCCGCGGTTGTTTGTAAAGAAGCAATTACCAAATCTTCAGGATTGGTCAAACAATCAAATAGCTAGTAGCTGATGGCAACTTACCAGCCAAAAACCACGGACAACATGAGATTGTAGCATACGCTTGACAAAGCTAGGATGTTCTGCTGGCAACTTCGCCTGTACCTCCTCAGCTCTATCCATCGCAGATCCATAGCTGTAGTGAACATTGGAATTTGATTAGAGATGCAATTGCTTACATATACAACCTTGACAAATTGCAGTTGCAACGAAGAAAGGACAAGTTGAAGTACCTTGCACTTATCTTTTGGCCAGGAAGCCCTCTTTTCTCACTCTCCACTCCCTTTGATGCCAAAATCTTCCATAACAGAGAGATTGGAAATTTGAAAATTAGAAAAGTGGAACCATTAAGTTCTACAGTTGCAGTCCATGAAAGATATGAGATGAAAGGAAGCAACCAAGGATCTATTTCAACAGCATGTTCTAAATGTGGTGCTCTACATTGTAGGTCACGTTATATTGTTGGCATTGATGTTGTGAATGGAGTAACTACACATGTAGTGAATATCCCtagaagttgaaaaaaaagGATCTTGGTATTACATCCTGATGTATACACGAAAAACAATGCAGCAGTGCCCTTACTTTTAAAGGAATAACCTCGTCTTTGTTGCCAGTATCACCACAAACAATTTCTATAGGCTGGTAAGCAGCAACGATAGCAAGCTCATCATCCTGCAATCATTAAACAATTTGCGTGTGATGGAAATACTTAGCTAATCAAAGAAACATATAGTTCGATAACAGGAAAGTGCATAGACGCTGGTTATTGATGGTACCATATACTAGTGGATATTGACAGGAAAATATAGCAAATGGTGCCCATCTGGACTACATTTTAGTGCAGCAGATACAGTTCCAAACGGCAAGTGGTATCAAAATTAGAAAACAAAAGAGACTCGAAGGACAACAAATTCTACGAAAGCCATCAAAGAGTATCAGAAATGCTTAGTTCAGAACTGTGAACAATGGAGCAACCAACATACAGAGATTACTCTGCAAATCTGCATCTCTGAAAACCGCAGCAGCTTCTAGTTTGTACAGTTTTGAAGTATCAACGGGTGCTGAACCTATTAAACTACGGATGCTGATTCGGCAAACATAGTTCTCTCCTGACACTGACTGGTaagtaaagtttttttttttcatttcagtACGATGAAAGAGACAGTGCCAGTTTGAAGCCAATGTTAAATCATTGCAGGCAGGTCCTCACCATGGGCACAAGGTCATCATCCTTGTCAGTCtcaccgctgctgctgctgctgctgctggcactGTCAAGCAAGGCGAGCCTCTGCTTGACCAACGCCATCTTCTGCTCCATCTTGCTCTTGGCTGACTCGGAGCCAGGTGGCTTCCCCCTCTTCCTCTGCAGAGCAGCCAATCAAAGCCAATGTTAAATCGCATCTGGCAGTGAGTAGTAACAAATGGACCAAATAGGAAAAACAAAATGTTGGGCGACGAAACGAAATCCTGGCGGATGCAGGGAACAAAGAATATAGGAAGCGGGGACAAATAAGCTCACGAAAGTGAACAAAAAACCAAAGATTCCATTCCttcacacaaaaaaaaagagcggTGCGGAATGTTCCATTAGAATAGTACTACGATTAAAGGATGGAATAAAGAAGCAGGCCTCGATGGATGGCTAAAGAAATGTAGACAGTATGGAACAAGGAAGTCAATGGCAGCGGAggatggtgaggaagaagaaaggagctTGCTTTGAGGGGCGGATCGATCGCCATGGCCTCCGCGACGCACTCCTGGAACCCTGGAGGTCGGACGCCTCGAGGGGTTTTCCCGGTCCCTGCGATCAATCAATGGGGGATTCGAATTCAAAATGTGAATGGGGGACGGACGGAAGGCAGAGAGACaatggggaggagaggagattTTATTTCCATATAAACAATTCAACGGTGGTAGAAAGTAAAACAGCCGACCGTTGAGCTACGTGGCGGCTTGGcttggctcgtcggcggcggcggctgctgctacGTGGCGGCTTAGCTTGGCAAGTCGGCTTGTCAAATCGAACGGGCTAAAGGCCTGTTTGCATGCAGGATTATAAAGTTTACCGCTCAAAGTTTACCGCTCATCGCATTGAATATTTGAAtctaattagagtattaaaatatagactaattataaaactaattgcacagatggagtttaattcgcgagatgaatctattaagcctaattagtccatgatttgataatatggtgctacagtaaccatttcctaatgatagattaattaggcttaatagattcgtcttgcaaattagactccatctgtgcaattagttttgtaagtagctcatatttaattttcctaattagcatctgaacatccgatgcgatactgctaaagtttagcacgtagtatcaaacacctcctaaaataattttttttcatccaGTTCATACGGGGAATCCGTTTACTTTTTTCTTAAACAACTCGAtttgagcttttttttttaaaggagGATCAGCCTGAATGAACCGACATGTTGAAACCAAAGTACAAGCAAGGTAAAtacaaggccttgtttagttggggaatttgggaggtgccaaattactgttacagcactgtagcacactgtagcgtttcgtttgtatttgtgaattattgtccaaatattgactaattaggctcaaaagattcgtctcgcaaagtacaacaaaactgtgcaattagtttttaatttcatctacatttagtactccatgcatgtaccgcaagtttgatgtgatggagaatcttctttttgcatagtgtcaaagttgggagttgggagtaactaacaTGGCCCAAATCCTTGAGACGGGGACAGGAGGTACACAGGCAGAAAAGCAGGCAGAGAGAACAACAGACCGTCAGACTCAGGCaataattagggggtgtttggatacgaggtgctaaactttaatagtgtcacatcgaatgttcggatcctaattagaaaaattaaacataagctaattataaaattaattgcagaaccctgtgctaattcgcgagacgaatctattaagcctaattaattcaccattagcaaatggttactgtagcaccacattatcaaatcatggactgattaggcttaatagattcgtctcgcgaattacactccaactgtgcaattagttttgtaatcagtctatatttaatacttctaattagcatccaaacatccgatgtgacaggtgttaaactttaatagggtggagccaaacaggcccttagaagAACAAACAGCCAATCAACCAGAAGACACGATGACAATTTATcagtcattttttttcttaaacacAAAGTTTCCAATTGTGACTTTGCCATGATCGAATTTCACATGTTGGCTAGCGTGACTTGTCCATGCCCTGCCCCTGCCCAACCCCAACCAACAGCGCTGTATTCATCCAGGACACAGGACACCCAACCCAACCAACCGTTTGGCCAAGCTCCGAGAGTACTACCACAAGCTCGTACGGCTGTGCGGCGCGCGGGGGAGATGACTGTTTGTCGTTGAAAGTGTCAAAATGTGAAGCTGCTAGCATAGTACACATCTTCTTTTCTTGGAAGTGTATCTGCACAACAAGGAACAATGGGGCGGTTTTAGGGCGTGTGAGCCACCAAAAGCCTGTAGCGCTTAAGGGCGTGGCGCCGCAAGGCCAGGAGCCAAGCACGCCCTTAATGCTTTCGGAATCTGCGTTCCTTTGTGCACTTATGGCATTATATAGACGCTCGATCTGCCATTGCTCTCTCTACGTGGGAAACACGCAACTTCGTCGTGGTCACGGTTCCGGTTTAGTAAGTGCCAAGAATTTCACCATGACTTTATTTGTGCGAGTTTCCTGAAAAAAATGTAGTATATTTCACGACTCTGGAAACTTTGTATACCTGTACCTGTAAATACAGGGATGATGCAACACAACAGAAGATCTGGTGAAGGATGCGACACGACGATATGGCAGAGGAGACGGCGCCCTTGACATGAGCAGCGATTTCAGGAAGCCAAGGCTTCACGCTTTGCCGTCCTGGCACGCAAGGTGTCCAGTCCCAGTCGCACAAGCATCTTCAAGCTCCCCCACCCACAAGAGCATTCCCCCCCTTGCCTACTCTGCCTGCTCCTACTAAAACCCtccccctcttcttcctccgcaGCGCGAGGGATCTCGCAAAGGTgcggcgatcgtggttcctctcCCCCGTCTCTTCTGCTCGCTTCTTCTTGAATCTTGATCGATTCTTTCTTGGGCTTCCTTATTTTCTCCGCCGCCAGGGTTGTGGTTTCCTGAATCCTGATGGTGGGTGTCATGGAAGGAAGATTGTTTCTTTGACCACGGATGGACGCCTTTCTTTTTCTCGGTGGGGTTCTTGATCGTGATGCGCTGCCGCTCCTGCTCCTGGACGCTGACGCTTCAAATTTATCCCCCTCCGGGTGTCTCGCTGCTCTACTCATCCGGgattatttatttctttttttttgtctgttcTTGCTCTGGTGTTTGCGGTGTCTCGCTTCCATTGGACCGAGAGAGACCGATCTTGCGTCACGCGCGCACTGATTGGGGTCGGAGTGCCGGTCGCTGACACCTGGGCCTCACCACCAACCAGTTCTTGGAAAACAGCATGCTACTTGGAAAGGGAAAGGGAGATACTTGCCGCGTTGGGATTCTCCAACCAAGATGATCGATTCTCCACtgctcctttccttttcttttctttttggttcGGTTGTTCACTTGTTCTTAGCGACGAAATTAAATGATTTCTTCTTTGTAAAAAAGGTGCTTCTGATTATGCATATCTGTTGTTCATGCGCCCGTGATCTTGACCTTTTTTGTGGTTTCCGCAGACAAAAAACACGATCTTTACTGTTGGCACTTACAAGCAATGGCGTCTCATGTCTTGCAGGTGCTTTTTGTGTGAGGTGATTCAAAGAAGGGAAGGATGGCTCTCAAGATCAAGAAGCTGCTGCAGCTGTTTTGTGTCAGTAAGAAGGATTCCAAAAAGAAAGGTGATGTACCTTTCGCTGATGTTCAGAAGAACGATCTGTTTTGTTGAATTGCCTATTTTCTTTCTGCCCTGCTATCAGTCCTGGATTGATCTCAGTATCTCACACGGCAATCTAATTGTTTTTTGGGTTTGAAATTGTTAgataattttgattattttaTTATGTTGCTCTACACGGTTATAGTTGGAGAACTCAAGCGTGCTGTGTTTTAGGAGTTGCACTTTTTGTACTTATCTTGCTTCTGTGAGAACTACTGAACTGGATATATCAAATTTTAGGAACCTAGCAAGTAGATATGTACATAGACAAgcttaaaaaaaaaggcatttTTATTGACTAAAAGAACTGCAAAATGATATTGGCCTGCTGTGTATCTTATTGGATGCTCAGATGCGCACATCAAGCAATAGTTCTGGAGATTCTAATATACATTCACCGGGAGAATAAATTTGAGTATCTTGCTATGATCAGTGGTTCAGACTACTGACAGTGTTTGAGTGTAATGTTCCGTATCTGTGTGTGATGATATGTGAGTCCTGTTGTTTATGATCTTTTTGTTCATAAGCTGAATGCGTTTTCTAATGAATGAATGGTCTGTTTATGCAGGCAAATCCATTGATCCACTTTGGACAGGTAATGTTGAATTTTACACAAGTTCTTGACTGCCCTGATACTATGTTTTTACCTCAAAGTAAGAGCCGGTTTGATCTGATTGTATTATATGTTCTATTAGCAGTGCTCAGTCCAGAGGCGGACAAGGTCCTAAAACTGATAAGGAACATCTTACTTAGTCACtgagaaaaaatatataaaaatgatGGAAACCCTTTGAACATTCTCAGTCTTGATGCACTGATATTAGTAAACTAGTAAGGTGCTCTCTGCTCTGTCTTGAAGAGGGCAGATTTTCAGTCATATGTTTCACAAGTATACTCCCTCTTAGATTGTGGGATTCAACTTACTCGGGGGACTGATACAAtctttaaatatttttttctcttatATTTAATAGCTAGTCCATTAATCTTTAAAGCAGCACTGCATGTTCAACATTATCAAAGGTTAAAGTAGTCAAGTAGCTACCTTTCATTGGTTGAGTGACAGTTGGAATTTGCAATTCCACATGAGCAGTGCTCAAGTAGGCCCAGTTGAGATGATCGCCTAGACTGTATTTTGGTCCATATCTCTGTCCTATTCTCAAATTACATTGTAATGGCATTACTCGATAATCATTTATGTACATCCTGGATTTCAGCCTCCACTCCACACTCCTCTTTGAGTGTCACTGCAAATAAGAGTCATTTGGATCCCTGTTCAAGTGGAACTGGCACTGTGCTAAGCATGCAAAAACCCAAACCTGAATGCACAAGTATGATATCATCATATGCAAGGACAGAACATGGAATTGGGAGTGATGATTACATGTTATTTAACCAATTTGATGTTGTTCAAGATTTCTCTGATCACCACTATGCAAAAACATCGCCAGGAAAGGTATGATGTGTGCCTGCGTCATTTTGTGAACCTTTCAGCTATTAAATCTGATTCTGATTTTCATTCATGACCAGGCCACCAAAGATTGGGTGAAGGCAATCCAGAGTGAATGGAATCTTCTACAGAAAAATCTACCTGGTCAGTTCATATGTTTATTTGATAAATTTGTACACTTATCAAACTATCAGTACTTCAACACTGAGTGTTGAGTACAGTTTGGCATTTCATACATTGATTGTGACCAAAAAATTTTTCAGGTTAGTTTTTATCAATGTTTTGTTTCTTGTTTCTGCTGAACTACCACAATCTGTAGCTTCCAAGAACTAAAGGATAACTATGGTTTCTATATAATCATCGCTTACATCATTTTgttcacaattttttttccatgatAATCTTGTCACACTAGCATATTGCAGGTGTTCCAAAGTGATTATTTTTATATTAGGAAACACATTAGAAAATGTAAACaatttgcatgtacaaaattgTGTGCCCCAGGGCAAATGCTATGCCACTTCTCATGCACATCATGTCTCTTTGATTGGCATTTAAACCTGATAGTCGTAGTCCTCATTCTTAATTGGTATTTACAACTGAAACCAGCTATTTTTTTTACTGCTGTTGACTTGGATCAATTTGGTTTCAATTATGCAGAATCTGTATATGTTAGAGTTTATGAGGACAGGATTGATCTGCTCAGGGCTGCTATAGTTGGGCCAGCTGGAACTCCATATCATGATGGATTGTTCTTCTTCGATGTCCGTTTTCCTGCTGAATACCCAAAATGCCCACCAGTATGTGACCACTTGACACCATCTTTCCCTTCAATATTTCTATTGGCACAGCCATCCACTATATTTTTGTAAAATATACTTGATTTGTGCAGAAAGTTCATTACCATTCAGGTGGACTTCGGTTGAATCCAAACCTGTATGAGAGCGGGAAGGTTTGCCTGAGCCTTCTGAATACCTGGTGGGGTAACGGGTGCGAGAAGTGGGGCAAGTCAAATTCCACCATGCTGCAGGTGCTGGTCTCCATTCAGGGCCTTGTGCTCAATGATAAGCCATACTTCAATGAGCCAGGAAACAAAAATTCGGCTAAAACAACAGCTGGTGAAAAGAATTCCATGGCTTACAATCAGACAGCCTTTGTGCTATCCTGCAAGACAATGTTGTATTCACTCCGGAAGCCTCCAAAGGTGCCGAATCGTTCATCTCTTGATAGACTGATATTTCAGCTACTCATAGATATATCATATAAGCCCTGCATTCCAAATAAGCTCTGCGTTCCAGTGTTCTTACACTCTTCTCTTTCCCTGCAGCATTTTGAGACCCTGGTTGCACGCCACTTCCACGAGCGTGAGCGTGCCATCCTAGACGCGTGCAGTGCTTACATGTCTGGGGCAGTCGTTGGATCATCTGCTGGGAGTGGTGCCAGATATGCCTGTGACAAGTGCTTTGCAGATTTCAAGAAGTCGCTGACTCTGTACACTGAGCATCTGAGGACCGAGTTTGCTGCAAACAGAAGTTGCTTGCTGGAACTGGAAAGACAGTCATCGGTTGTAGATGAGATTGTGCCTGCTAGCTAGAATTCTTTTGTCAGAAGAACACCTGACCATTGCATTACAAGTCCTAACGGAAAGGTGAAATGGTGTAATAGGTCACAATTCACGCGCTTTTATATACACTGCTAGAGTGCTAGGTTCTAGAAGGTGCACCGTTTGGAAAAGGCTTTTGTATCTGGTACAAGAATTGTTCTTGTCAGGTAACCTGTTTCTGGTGATGGGTCGTtctatgaaaaaaatatatatactcATTCCGTGCCAATCTACTTCATGGTTTCATTCATGTGATGACTTTGAACAGCCTGCTAGACGGTTATTGTTCACATGCATGCCTGTATAATAGTTTCTGTGCAGTAGTACTTGCAAACACGTGGCGCTCTTATGGCCAACATAAATTAAGTGCAGTTACGGTAAAAACAGTTTTGGATCCTGAAACATAGGAACGGAAAAACAGATGGGCTTATCAAGATTGTTATACTTATACATGTGCAGTGGCAGAGGCATGCTTGCCAAATGCCGTTCGTTCGGTCGTGAGTGTAGAATGAGGCTCCATTTTTTAACTTTACCACGCTGCGAAGAAggcaaaaaaaacattttattCACCAAAACTGTAGTGTAGTAGGCATGTATATTTGTCAATTCAACATTATTCAGCTACTTTTTGTCTCACTATGTTTATTCACATTATTTAGGGCTCGTTTGGCAGGGCTATAGCTGTGGCTGAAACGGTTTTCGTCGTGGCTTCTCTGATGGAGCGGCTTTTTTAAGCTTCATCTAGCTTGTCCGATTGGAAAAATGTTTAGCAAGCAGCTTCTCCTGTGTTGTTTAAAATGTGCAACAATATGAAATGTCCATACTACCCTtagctttttctttatttttcctcttttcttcctatatttcttttccttcttttttttctttccttcctcttttatttttcttcccaCCATTCTTTATCCATTCGCTCCGTCTCCACACCAGCGCTGCTGCCGTCCGCTCCTCTGCTCCACGGCAGCGTTGCTGCCGTCCGCTCTAGGCTTGCTCCCTCGCGCCGCCGGTGCCATCCAGACCGACCGCGCCCTCCGGCCCCACCACGCCGGCGCCCATGCCGATCCCGCCGTTGCCGGTGCCCTCCGGTCTTGTTTCCTCCCCACACCGCCGGCATCCCCACGCGCACTCCTGCTCCCCCGTTGCCGCCGCGGCCCTCCGATCGTCGTCGCCCCAACCTCCTCTATCTCTGCCTCCACTGCCCACCTCAGCCGCGCCGCCGTTGCCTCTGCCTCCGCCGGCCACTGCCGGCTACCTTTGCCCTCACCTCCTACTGCTGGCCCCCTCGCTCAGTCTGCGGGCCCACCAAGGACAAGAGTGGCAAAAGATCAGGAGGAGCCACGGATGGCTCTAGTCAGCGGGTTTCTACAGGTTTTAAGGAGCTTCAGCAGTGAAGCTATGTTCAGGTGAGGTGTTTGGCACGACTTCTTCAGAAGCCGATGGAGAAACCCCTGAagaagccgtgccaaaggggaCCTAGTAGACGTATGGATGGTTATTTCATTTCACATCGTTCTTTTTTCCTGGAAGTCTGTGTCTCTTTTGTGCGCATAGTGTGTTAGTAAAATTGGGTATTACCAATAGTATTATATGCAGGGTATTTCAAGTATACTAGGATTCTAAGAATCATGTATAACACGGAACAGTTCTttgcacatatttactgtagcatcacatgatcaaatcatggactaattagacttaataaatttATCTTCCGAATTAatcttcatttatgcaattagttttataattaatctatatttaataattcTAATTATATCAAACATTCAACGGCAGGAAGTTTACCCCAcgaaccaaacaggcccaaaCAAAACATCCATCCGCCGCGACTGCAGGCAGGAGGAGTCAGACAGCGTCCGGGCCCACCACCTAGCTGATTTCCAACGTTCACATAGCCCCTGCAGGCAG
This window encodes:
- the LOC101783257 gene encoding B3 domain-containing protein Os01g0234100, with the protein product MEQKMALVKQRLALLDSASSSSSSSGETDKDDDLVPMDDELAIVAAYQPIEIVCGDTGNKDEVIPLKILASKGVESEKRGLPGQKISASYGSAMDRAEEVQAKLPAEHPSFVKRMLQSHVVRGFWLGLPTYFCNKHLPKDDTGIVLEDENGQDHQTLYLGAKQGLSAGWRGFAIKHGIKVGDVVIFQLVRPTKFKVFIIRANEFTTTDGAISLLNLEAHKKGKLSKEECSSDANSKEAEKASAVDHKVPRSDDDNVVFNEAIDGLRISDSDMDFGDITSFSNFNIVVDSLVIDCKFHDHLRRTYYELCCSQNSFLHKNLLKQLNLTLVVGVIMETISIAEGIRACKAQASSREDLLIWKKTLVSLELLGMNVGFLLKRINGLLGLTAESRDLSECQKYRELKSERARAGEKVKALELMLSNVKGVLQKMDAEMEEMESSVKRSGLTLQQLAAAPW
- the LOC101757978 gene encoding putative ubiquitin-conjugating enzyme E2 38, which translates into the protein MALKIKKLLQLFCVSKKDSKKKGKSIDPLWTASTPHSSLSVTANKSHLDPCSSGTGTVLSMQKPKPECTSMISSYARTEHGIGSDDYMLFNQFDVVQDFSDHHYAKTSPGKATKDWVKAIQSEWNLLQKNLPESVYVRVYEDRIDLLRAAIVGPAGTPYHDGLFFFDVRFPAEYPKCPPKVHYHSGGLRLNPNLYESGKVCLSLLNTWWGNGCEKWGKSNSTMLQVLVSIQGLVLNDKPYFNEPGNKNSAKTTAGEKNSMAYNQTAFVLSCKTMLYSLRKPPKHFETLVARHFHERERAILDACSAYMSGAVVGSSAGSGARYACDKCFADFKKSLTLYTEHLRTEFAANRSCLLELERQSSVVDEIVPAS